In one Rhodococcus sp. B50 genomic region, the following are encoded:
- a CDS encoding response regulator — MGGTDLRVLVVDDDFRVADLHASVVSGVAGFEVAAVAGSLAAARDAVRAGPVDLALVDVYLPDGSGIDLIRSLECDSFVLGAAGEGTTVRAALAAGALVYLVKPFASTELARRLAAYAQYRRVVAGEELTQAEIDTALAALRPVLPASRAATPQSVTEKLVMQALQESDQPLSAGEVAVTIGVSRATAQRYLAALVAKRQLRMQLRYGTTGRPEQEYRPA, encoded by the coding sequence ATGGGCGGAACGGATCTGAGGGTCCTCGTCGTCGACGACGACTTCCGGGTCGCGGATCTCCACGCGTCCGTGGTGTCGGGGGTGGCGGGGTTCGAGGTCGCGGCGGTCGCCGGGAGCCTCGCGGCGGCCCGGGACGCGGTGCGGGCCGGTCCCGTCGATCTCGCCCTCGTGGACGTCTACCTGCCGGACGGGTCCGGGATCGACCTGATCCGGAGTCTCGAGTGCGACAGCTTCGTGCTCGGTGCCGCCGGCGAGGGCACGACGGTGCGGGCGGCGCTCGCCGCCGGCGCGCTGGTGTACCTGGTCAAGCCGTTCGCGAGCACCGAACTGGCCCGTCGCCTGGCGGCCTACGCGCAGTACCGCAGAGTCGTCGCGGGGGAGGAACTCACCCAGGCCGAGATCGACACGGCACTGGCGGCACTGCGGCCGGTACTACCGGCCAGCCGCGCGGCGACCCCGCAGTCGGTCACCGAAAAGCTTGTGATGCAAGCACTCCAGGAGTCGGACCAACCCTTGTCGGCCGGAGAGGTCGCCGTGACGATCGGGGTGTCGCGCGCAACCGCCCAGCGCTATCTCGCGGCCCTCGTCGCGAAACGACAGCTGCGGATGCAGTTGCGATACGGCACCACCGGACGTCCCGAACAGGAGTACCGGCCCGCGTAA